A stretch of the Macaca thibetana thibetana isolate TM-01 chromosome X, ASM2454274v1, whole genome shotgun sequence genome encodes the following:
- the LOC126946872 gene encoding sperm protein associated with the nucleus on the X chromosome N2-like: protein MEQPTSSTNGEKRKSPCESNNKNDEETPNRDLAPEPSLKKMKTSEYPTVLVFCYRKVKKINSNQLENDQSRENSINPVQEEEDEGLDSAEGSSQEDEDLDSSEEFSKQDEELELLEGSSQEDEDLDLPEGSSKQDEELDLLEGSSEEDEDLDLPEGSSQEDEDLGLSEGSAQEDEDLDLSERSSHEDEDLDSAEGYSQEDEDLDLPEGFSQEYEDLGLYEGYSQEDEDLDPSEGSSQEDKDLDSAEGYSMEDEDPDLSEGSSQEGEEN, encoded by the exons ATGGAACAGCCAACTTCAAGCACCaatggggagaagagaaagagcccCTGTGAatccaacaacaaaaatgatgag GAGACACCAAACAGGGACTTAGCCCCTGAACCGAGtttgaaaaagatgaaaacatcaGAATATCCAACAGTATTAGTGTTTTGCTACAGGAaggttaagaaaataaattcaaatcaaCTGGAGAATGACCAGTCCCGAGAGAACTCCATCAATCCAGTCCAAGAGGAGGAGGACGAAGGCCTAGACTCAGCTGAAGGATCTTCACAGGAGGATGAAGACCTAGATTCATCTGAAGAATTTTCAAAGCAGGATGAGGAACTAGAATTACTTGAAGGATCTTCACAGGAGGATGAAGACCTAGACTTACCTGAAGGATCTTCAAAGCAGGATGAGGAACTAGACTTACTTGAAGGATCTTCAGAGGAGGATGAAGACCTAGACTTACCCGAAGGATCTTCACAGGAGGATGAAGACCTAGGTTTATCTGAAGGATCTGCACAAGAGGACGAAGACCTAGACTTATCTGAAAGATCTTCACATGAGGATGAAGACCTAGACTCAGCTGAAGGATATTCACAGGAGGATGAAGACCTAGACTTACCTGAAGGATTTTCACAAGAGTATGAAGACCTAGGCTTATATGAAGGATATTCACAGGAGGATGAAGACCTAGACCCATCTGAAGGATCTTCACAGGAGGATAAAGACCTAGACTCAGCTGAAGGATATTCAATGGAGGACGAAGACCCAGACTTATCTGAAGGATCTTCACAGGAGGGTGAGGAGAACTAg